The following are from one region of the Simiduia agarivorans SA1 = DSM 21679 genome:
- a CDS encoding GspH/FimT family pseudopilin has protein sequence MKKYSGFTVIELMVVVLIASVLLGVGIPSLTNFINERSLVADVSRLTTALSFARSESITRAANVSICPSSDGESCAAGQWVSGWILFRDRNGNMTPELGTKNCTDTEDCILRADKGLATNTSVTVDASAFGFNAQGERIAASATRVTLCHPNAKRVHQAVLAASGAMSITVREDTCP, from the coding sequence ATGAAAAAATATTCTGGTTTTACAGTAATTGAATTGATGGTGGTGGTGCTTATTGCCTCCGTTTTGCTGGGCGTTGGGATTCCTTCCCTGACCAACTTCATCAATGAGCGTTCACTCGTAGCGGATGTATCGCGCTTAACGACAGCGCTGTCATTTGCCCGGTCCGAATCGATCACGCGGGCGGCCAATGTATCTATTTGTCCATCATCTGATGGTGAGAGTTGTGCTGCCGGACAATGGGTCAGTGGCTGGATATTGTTCCGCGATCGCAATGGCAATATGACTCCTGAGTTGGGTACTAAGAACTGTACCGATACAGAAGACTGCATTTTGCGTGCGGATAAAGGCCTTGCTACCAATACCTCTGTCACCGTGGATGCCAGTGCATTTGGTTTTAATGCTCAGGGTGAACGAATTGCGGCAAGTGCCACCCGCGTTACCCTTTGCCACCCGAATGCTAAGCGTGTTCACCAAGCGGTGTTAGCCGCGTCCGGCGCTATGTCTATTACTGTGAGGGAAGACACATGCCCATAA
- the pilV gene encoding type IV pilus modification protein PilV, whose protein sequence is MPIRPPLHQTGSGMIELMVGLFVLAVGLMGALALQFSSVRSTQSAVYTSDAQIIAQDMIDRIMAYNDVLTTDDDDDYHNIDTGNAATDPACKDTGCTADQIKAMDTYEWQQIIQSRLPGGRGTVSYLNNVYTIVVMWDRDRTGVDGTNCGGNPAVDLTCYRVEFRL, encoded by the coding sequence ATGCCCATAAGACCACCATTACATCAAACAGGTAGTGGAATGATTGAGCTGATGGTCGGCTTGTTCGTGCTGGCTGTTGGCCTGATGGGAGCTTTGGCGTTGCAATTCAGTAGTGTCAGAAGCACCCAATCCGCCGTCTATACGTCAGATGCGCAGATTATTGCGCAAGACATGATTGACCGCATCATGGCGTACAACGATGTATTGACCACTGACGATGACGACGACTACCACAATATTGATACCGGCAATGCGGCGACCGATCCGGCCTGCAAAGACACCGGCTGCACTGCCGACCAGATTAAGGCAATGGATACTTATGAGTGGCAGCAGATTATTCAATCGCGCTTGCCTGGTGGGCGAGGTACTGTCTCCTATTTGAATAATGTTTATACGATTGTCGTTATGTGGGACCGGGATAGGACAGGTGTCGACGGCACCAACTGTGGCGGGAATCCAGCCGTTGATTTGACCTGCTACCGCGTGGAGTTCAGATTGTGA